The Enterococcus sp. 7F3_DIV0205 genome has a window encoding:
- a CDS encoding efflux RND transporter periplasmic adaptor subunit has product MKKRTMIIIGIVVVVLIGIFILPGLLGGKKEAGPEKKTATEDLGIEYFEVPDIEQVYINGVVQPEQAEAFSKDTKMTSTPEIKVKNGDVVEPETELFTYEDKEITKEIEAQNNTLSKLATKKQNIYNKWNRAIDNFNKTKEEERTTSGAAIDEQHQAEVDGVDEEILFSNETIADLSAKQFVSTKAKFKGRVSIPEVKDENAPILRLTSDGLYVAGKVNEKDLMKIAVDQKANLSVVSSGTTVTGKISYIDDNPPEAQSNQNQSEGNSADASMSTYNVKLSLDSLEGIKNGYHMQATVNLGDNKPIEVPKKAIHDQDGKKYVLVNDFGSVIRRDIQIGEDKGDQTVVNSGLESADRIIVSSKKEVKEGDLIGDSNEESGETVPAAKE; this is encoded by the coding sequence ATGAAAAAAAGAACAATGATCATTATAGGGATAGTTGTAGTAGTACTTATTGGGATCTTTATTCTTCCAGGTTTATTGGGAGGAAAAAAAGAGGCTGGACCTGAAAAGAAAACAGCAACTGAAGATTTAGGAATCGAGTATTTCGAAGTTCCTGATATTGAACAAGTATACATCAATGGTGTGGTACAGCCAGAACAGGCTGAAGCATTTTCAAAAGATACAAAAATGACAAGTACTCCTGAAATCAAAGTGAAAAATGGCGATGTTGTCGAACCTGAAACAGAACTATTTACGTATGAAGATAAAGAAATAACAAAGGAAATTGAAGCACAAAATAATACGTTAAGCAAACTTGCAACAAAAAAACAGAATATTTATAACAAATGGAATCGAGCGATTGATAACTTTAATAAAACAAAAGAAGAAGAGCGAACGACATCAGGCGCTGCTATCGATGAACAACACCAAGCAGAAGTTGATGGTGTAGACGAAGAAATTCTCTTTTCAAATGAAACGATTGCTGATTTATCAGCAAAACAGTTTGTTTCAACAAAAGCAAAATTCAAAGGACGCGTTTCGATACCAGAAGTCAAAGACGAGAATGCACCAATTCTTCGTCTAACATCAGATGGCTTATATGTTGCTGGAAAAGTAAACGAAAAAGACTTAATGAAAATAGCAGTAGATCAAAAAGCAAATCTTTCAGTGGTTTCAAGTGGAACAACTGTTACAGGGAAGATTTCATATATTGACGATAATCCACCGGAAGCACAATCTAATCAAAACCAGAGTGAAGGGAATAGTGCGGATGCTTCAATGTCTACTTATAATGTAAAACTATCTCTTGATAGCTTAGAAGGAATCAAAAATGGCTATCATATGCAAGCAACTGTTAACTTAGGAGATAATAAACCTATTGAAGTTCCTAAAAAAGCAATTCATGATCAGGACGGAAAAAAATATGTTTTAGTTAATGATTTTGGGTCAGTGATCCGTCGCGATATTCAAATAGGTGAAGACAAAGGGGATCAAACAGTTGTTAATTCTGGTTTGGAGTCTGCTGATCGGATCATTGTTTCTTCTAAGAAAGAAGTCAAAGAAGGCGATTTGATCGGTGATAGTAATGAAGAATCAGGAGAAACAGTACCAGCAGCTAAAGAATAG
- a CDS encoding ABC transporter ATP-binding protein: MIQEEQSPRPLIQMQAINKYFPVGKEKLHVLKSLDLTINEGEFIMIMGKSGSGKTTLMNIIGFLDRVSDGNYLFKGEDVSKLSENKKSEFRNEYLGFIFQQFFLINSLNVSQNVQLPCVYEGKKSNEEKRKIAEKYLELVGLGEKTKAKVNELSGGQQQRVAIARSLVNDPLLIMADEPTGALDSETGTEIMELLTQLNRQGKTIVMVTHDSDMKKYATRVIHMKDGRFLEEEVIR; the protein is encoded by the coding sequence ATGATACAAGAAGAACAAAGCCCGCGACCTCTCATTCAGATGCAAGCAATCAATAAATATTTTCCAGTCGGAAAAGAAAAATTGCACGTTTTAAAATCATTGGATTTGACTATCAATGAAGGTGAATTTATTATGATCATGGGAAAATCAGGAAGTGGAAAAACTACCTTGATGAACATTATCGGTTTTCTAGACCGAGTTTCCGATGGCAATTATCTTTTTAAAGGAGAAGATGTTTCTAAGCTTTCAGAGAATAAAAAATCCGAGTTTCGAAATGAGTATCTTGGTTTTATTTTTCAACAATTCTTTCTGATCAATTCATTGAATGTTAGCCAAAATGTACAATTACCTTGTGTTTATGAAGGGAAAAAAAGCAATGAAGAAAAACGTAAGATTGCTGAAAAATATTTAGAGTTAGTTGGTTTAGGTGAAAAAACAAAAGCAAAAGTAAATGAATTATCTGGTGGACAACAACAGCGTGTAGCAATTGCGCGTTCTTTAGTAAATGATCCGCTTTTGATCATGGCTGATGAACCTACTGGTGCATTGGATAGTGAAACAGGGACGGAAATCATGGAGTTATTGACGCAGTTGAATCGACAAGGAAAAACAATCGTAATGGTTACCCATGATAGCGACATGAAAAAATATGCTACTCGAGTCATTCATATGAAGGATGGACGTTTTCTTGAAGAAGAGGTGATTCGATGA
- a CDS encoding ABC transporter permease — protein sequence MISNLLISTLLSLRAHKLRVFLTMIGIIIGIASVVTISTLGEGMKKQVMSATSVMNTDVVKLHYTMQDESSNGMMSYEEPDYSFSRVDMKKVRDIEGIESIYPQYGDGVMGDNLSTQLDYFGAKANLMVTSNRGQNNVKYGRDFDERDINKDVIILNHEIFDTSLKMDDPGELIGKAVSINGYMYKVIGILEPFNYESLDNSEAMSIDWNTVSSSFVSRSSYNKLATSKSISGINFKLKEGTDKQAVIAQAVAILNERHPDVKGIFKENDQEQKNQKQMEEAIGGMTMFLMAVTAISLLVGGIGVMNIMYVSVTERKREIGIRRAIGAKPRMILMQFLLEAAFITLLGGLIGVGLGYLLSTLVGGFVDIVPVMTPAIFAISTVVSILTGVIFGIIPAISASRMDPIKAIYN from the coding sequence ATGATCTCAAATTTATTGATTAGCACATTATTAAGCTTACGAGCCCACAAACTGAGGGTATTTTTAACAATGATCGGCATCATTATTGGGATTGCCTCCGTTGTGACGATTTCAACATTAGGTGAAGGTATGAAAAAACAAGTAATGTCGGCAACCAGTGTGATGAATACAGATGTTGTTAAGTTGCATTATACAATGCAAGATGAAAGCTCGAATGGCATGATGTCTTATGAAGAACCAGACTACAGTTTTTCTAGAGTGGATATGAAAAAAGTCAGAGATATTGAGGGGATTGAATCCATTTATCCTCAATATGGTGATGGTGTGATGGGCGATAATCTATCAACTCAGTTGGATTATTTTGGAGCCAAAGCAAATTTGATGGTTACATCGAATAGAGGACAAAATAATGTGAAATATGGGCGAGATTTTGATGAACGTGATATCAACAAAGATGTGATTATTCTAAATCATGAAATATTTGACACGAGTTTAAAGATGGATGACCCAGGTGAATTGATTGGAAAAGCTGTTTCAATCAATGGATACATGTACAAAGTAATTGGTATTTTAGAACCGTTTAATTATGAATCGCTGGATAATTCTGAAGCAATGTCTATTGATTGGAACACAGTGTCTAGTAGTTTTGTATCGAGAAGTTCATACAATAAACTTGCAACATCGAAATCAATCAGTGGTATTAATTTCAAATTAAAAGAAGGCACTGATAAACAAGCGGTCATTGCCCAAGCTGTTGCTATTTTAAATGAAAGACATCCTGATGTAAAAGGGATTTTTAAAGAAAATGATCAAGAACAGAAAAATCAGAAGCAAATGGAAGAGGCAATTGGTGGTATGACAATGTTCTTAATGGCTGTTACGGCAATTTCTCTTTTAGTTGGTGGAATTGGTGTGATGAATATCATGTATGTTTCTGTAACTGAAAGAAAACGCGAAATTGGTATTCGCAGAGCGATTGGGGCAAAGCCTCGGATGATTTTAATGCAGTTTCTTTTAGAAGCAGCGTTTATTACTTTGCTAGGAGGTTTGATCGGTGTTGGATTAGGGTATCTCCTTTCAACTTTAGTCGGTGGTTTCGTCGATATTGTACCAGTAATGACACCGGCAATCTTTGCTATATCAACAGTGGTATCTATTCTTACGGGTGTTATATTTGGGATTATTCCTGCAATTAGTGCATCTAGAATGGATCCGATCAAGGCCATTTATAACTAA